The genomic DNA TTCGCTCGTCGCGCGCCACGGCGTGTGCGACCCGGCCACGCAGATGACGGATCCGATCGTCGGCCAACAGCACGTCCTGCACGCGGGCCGAGAACACCCCACGATCGGTGCGGGCCAGGGCATCCCGACGCTCGGCCATGGTCAGCCCGGTCCATCCGGTCGGATCGGAGAACAAAGTGTTCTCGAAGAACCCCTCGCCGCGGGTGAACAGGGTGACCGTCGGTGAGATCACCGTGATCGTCGAAACCCGATGGCGGAACAGCTCGTTGAGCATCGACGCAGCGGTCTCACCGCCCCCGATCACCGCCACCCGTTCGGCGGTGATCATTTCGTGCTTACCGGCTTGGTGCCAGAACTGCGCGATCGACATCACCCGGGGATTGCCTGGCAGCACCGAACGCTCGGCCTGACCGGGTCCGGTGACCATCAGTCCGTCGGCGCACACGGTGTCCTCGGCGGTGTGCAGCGTCCACCGATGGGCATCTCCGTCCACCGAGATACGTTCCACCTCACCGGAAACCACGTTCATCCCGATGTCCGAGGCCACCCAGCCCAAGTACTGGCTCCAGCGTCTGTGGGTCGGTGCGGGCCGGCCCCGGTCCACCCATTCGGCGAATCCGCCGGTGGCGATCAGGTAGGCCTGCCAGCTGTGCCGGGTCATCCGCTCGTCGAGTTCGGCGTTGCGCCGCGACACCAGAGACGACCGGTAGGGGAAGCCGACGTCCTTCTCGGGGCCGGTGCCGAGGCGATGGTTACCG from Mycobacterium sp. DL440 includes the following:
- the mbtG gene encoding NADPH-dependent L-lysine N(6)-monooxygenase MbtG yields the protein MSAPSAPTLAVIGAGPKAIAVAAKAAELRAMGVPAPEVVAIERAGVAANWQAVGGWTDGNHRLGTGPEKDVGFPYRSSLVSRRNAELDERMTRHSWQAYLIATGGFAEWVDRGRPAPTHRRWSQYLGWVASDIGMNVVSGEVERISVDGDAHRWTLHTAEDTVCADGLMVTGPGQAERSVLPGNPRVMSIAQFWHQAGKHEMITAERVAVIGGGETAASMLNELFRHRVSTITVISPTVTLFTRGEGFFENTLFSDPTGWTGLTMAERRDALARTDRGVFSARVQDVLLADDRIRHLRGRVAHAVARDERIRLTLSTNTGGEAVETVHGFDLVIDGSGADALWFASLFSQDALDLLELGLGGPLTGDSLQEHIGHDLALTDVFPKLFLPGLAGLTQGPGFPNLSCLGLLSDRVLGANLAHPSMRRVDEFQSVR